The candidate division WOR-3 bacterium DNA window CGAGTTCGACCGGGCGGCATTCGACCCCGGCGGCTATGCCCGGCTTCTCGCTCTCGGAGAGGATGAAGTCCTGCGTGACCCCCAGGGCTATTCCGGCAATGTCGCGGTCATACCGCCAGCCCAGACGCGCCTGCGTAGGCATGGCGTAGATCTCCTGGTAGAGCTCGGTCATGGGCCCGACGTTGGTAACCGAGGCCCCGACCCTCAGTCCTTCCAGCGGGGTCAGGTAATGCACTCCCACGTCGAACGCCCCGGCCGAGGTCGAGAGGCTCTCCATCTGCTGCTGGATGAACTTCGCCCCGAAGCCGAAAGAGAAGTCGGAGATACTCCGCGCGTAGCCGAGGGCAAGCGACCAGTCAGCAGCCGAGAAGATGTAGCCGGGTACGGTCTCGCCACGGATGTTGACGCCCTGGATTGCGCCCGAGCCCCAGTAGTCA harbors:
- a CDS encoding PorV/PorQ family protein, with amino-acid sequence MEGTMMPRRHEIHETDRHRQKQLRFIRLRAFVAINILVGLLLPALLLGSTGASFLKIPVGPRVVGMGEAGVAWIDDASALYYNPAGLAHVPTFDVLLSHNQWFLDMNHEYVAGVYGNEDLGKFGLAFDYWGSGAIQGVNIRGETVPGYIFSAADWSLALGYARSISDFSFGFGAKFIQQQMESLSTSAGAFDVGVHYLTPLEGLRVGASVTNVGPMTELYQEIYAMPTQARLGWRYDRDIAGIALGVTQDFILSESEKPGIAAGVECRPVEL